From a single Macrobrachium rosenbergii isolate ZJJX-2024 chromosome 7, ASM4041242v1, whole genome shotgun sequence genomic region:
- the LOC136840337 gene encoding LOW QUALITY PROTEIN: suppressor APC domain-containing protein 2 (The sequence of the model RefSeq protein was modified relative to this genomic sequence to represent the inferred CDS: inserted 1 base in 1 codon) produces the protein MTATHHSSSTLAPLDGLPKPFVNAMRTLFDIMDDQRTGYVKFSEIERRWQDDGAQGMPRGVLGSLRKVTPPDGYLSFERFCAGLQISLLRNKMEDKMPSNNFGLNIPPKLSGSNTGLPPPPPPLSRPPSAPILDQEHHPKLTRTVTSIPSTSQASASSGSHHSRAERTVSMPHLDDVVSHSEHSAHQHYHQSEFRSHGSKPDIKMGLGVMSHSKSVGNMAGPPKPPRVMDRDRGTQSLDRNMENRNLGEIGRIPSDIRATHSLERERSDRKWDLERSDRPHRDRDRNDHVDYRRDRGSSLERLLDPEEKANHVPLGKAGIRSALQTWHKERRKGEVGDNNNNNKNFQDKDIRDMRVPLPAEPLGRGVGDGGDGSRTSVGNQAESHLAAALSANVPSLAATHKKSTRKREARRHTLQNGIDYSLVRRLKQLEAERDMLVQGYEVVERARSWYRQQLQAVSERIHYLPQGPPQNEPSVEAQQEMLHFQLARIHEVNSHLRALMEAXERGLPSHINLAIRPTVSSSNFSSKNVGVDPEEQVRVIERLKDQNHLLTEEVSLKSERITGLEREKAALLRELFQSRSSQQLQATSADSTFM, from the exons ATGACCGCTACACATCATTCTTCCAGTACTCTGGCGCCCCTGGATGGCTTGCCGAAGCCTTTCGTGAATGCCATGCGGACCCTCTTTGACATCATGGACGACCAGCGAACTGGATACGTCAAGTTTTCAG AAATCGAACGCAGGTGGCAGGATGATGGGGCGCAAGGTATGCCCCGAGGAGTGTTGGGTAGCCTTCGCAAAGTCACCCCCCCCGATGGTTACTTGTCGTTTGAGCGGTTCTGCGCTGGTCTGCAg ATAAGTTTATTGCGTAATAAGATGGAGGACAAAATGCCCAGCAACAATTTTGGCCTAAACATCCCACCCAAGCTGTCAGGATCAAACACAGGACTTCCACCACCCCCGCCTCCCCTAAGCAGACCTCCTTCAGCACCAATTCTAGACCAG gagCATCACCCTAAACTAACACGTACAGTCACCAGCATCCCGTCTACCAGCCAGGCCAGTGCTAGTAGTGGTTCCCATCACAGTCGCGCGGAGCGCACGGTATCCATGCCACACCTGGACGACGTTGTGTCTCATTCCGAGCACTCCGCCCACCAGCACTACCACCAGTCTGAGTTTCGATCTCACGGCTCCAAACCGGACATCAAGATGGGCCTCGGAGTCATGTCCCACAGCAAGTCTGTCGGGAACATGGCTGGACCGCCAAAGCCCCCACGCGTCATGGACAGAGACAGAGGCACCCAGAGTCTGGATCGCAACATGGAGAATCGGAACCTGGGGGAAATCGGCAGGATTCCGAGCGACATTCGCGCAACCCACTCGCTGGAGCGGGAGAGGTCTGACAGAAAGTGGGACCTTGAGAGGTCCGATCGACCACACCGAGACAG GGATCGCAACGACCACGTTGACTACCGAAGGGACAGGGGCTCTAGTCTCGAGCGACTATTAGACCCAGAAGAAAAGGCCAATCACGTTCCTCTCGGCAAGGCGGGAATTCGCTCCGCTTTACAGACGTGGCAcaaagagaggagaaaagggGAAGTGGgagataataacaacaacaataaaaatttccAAGACAAAGATATTCGTGACATGAG GGTACCATTGCCAGCCGAGCCCTTAGGTAGAGGCGTTGGAGACGGAGGGGACGGCTCTCGGACGAGTGTTGGCAATCAGGCCGAGAGTCATTTAGCTGCCGCACTGTCAGCAAACGTTCCTAGCTTGGCAGCCACTCATAAAAAGTCGACTAGGAAGAGAGAAGCTCGAAGGCATACTCTGCAGAATGGAATTGATTACAGCTTG GTACGAAGACTGAAACAGCTGGAAGCAGAGAGGGACATGCTAGTCCAAGGGTACGAAGTTGTGGAGCGAGCCAGGAGTTGGTACAGACAGCAGTTGCAGGCTGTGTCGGAAAGGATACACTACTTGCCCCAAGGACCCCCACAGAAT GAGCCAAGCGTAGAAGCTCAGCAGGAAATGTTGCACTTCCAGCTCGCTCGCATTCACGAAGTGAATTCTCACCTCCGTGCGCTGATGGAGG TCGAACGCGGTTTACCTTCCCACATAAATCTAGCCATCAGACCTACCGTGTCCTccagtaatttttcttcaaagaacGTGGGTGTCGACCCCGAGGAACAAGTACGAGTTATAGAGAGACTGAAGGACCAGAATCACCTTCTCACAGAG GAGGTCAGCTTGAAAAGTGAACGCATCACTGGACTCGAACGGGAAAAAgctgcgttgttgagggaactgtTCCAATCTCGCTCTTCTCAGCAGCTGCAGGCCACCTCAGCAGATTCAACATTCATGTGA